One Vibrio gallaecicus genomic region harbors:
- the yccS gene encoding YccS family putative transporter → MLRLYWANKTINYSVLILITLLGVVIPAWYFEQNTLITPLILGVIAAALAESDDSFTGRLKALTLTFICFAIAAFSIELLFNTPLFFALGLFVSTFSFIMLGAIGPKYASIAFGSLLVAIYAMLGAHESTNIWFQPLLLLSGAAWYYFMSMVWQIIWPMQPVQQNLATVFDQIGTYMQSKAELFYPVANLTPQPHRIIEAKHNASTVNALNTCKATLLNRSKRGHVDGPSDRFLNTYFIAQDIHERVSSSHYLYQDLAKHFERSDVLFRFKYLLETQARACREVAASLKVGNEYQHGDKSTLALDELQFSLAHLKEKNKPEWKILLSQLGYLFNNLATVEKQLSNISNPDAEKLEEGTLDDTNPHTLKAMWHKIKANLNKDSILFRHAIRMSLALTLGYGIIQSFEIERGYWILLTTLFVCQPNYSATRQKLTARVIGTLAGLLIGVPLLTFFPSQESQLVFIVVSGVMFFAFRINNYGFATGFITLLVLFCFNQLGEGYAVVLPRLADTLIGCALAVLAVMFVLPDWQSKRLHKVMADALDSNKVYLGQIIGQYRVGKKDNLNYRIARRGAHNCDANLTSAISSMLVEPGKYRMAADESFRFLTLNHALLSYISALGAHRTRIDDESTHKLVLDAHRVIHLHLDALHKQLHAHREECEVSSFFDPELEKRLNEWREDDESDVRMVLQQLYLIYRMLPELHSLATKFAVRVK, encoded by the coding sequence ATGCTGCGCCTCTATTGGGCAAACAAAACCATTAATTACAGCGTTCTAATCCTCATTACTCTTTTAGGTGTGGTGATCCCTGCATGGTATTTTGAGCAAAACACACTAATTACTCCGCTAATTCTAGGTGTCATTGCAGCAGCCTTGGCAGAAAGTGACGACAGTTTCACCGGTCGCTTAAAAGCGCTGACCCTCACCTTCATATGTTTCGCGATCGCCGCTTTTTCTATTGAACTACTCTTCAATACTCCCCTATTTTTCGCATTAGGTTTATTTGTTTCTACTTTCTCATTCATCATGCTCGGGGCGATAGGTCCCAAATATGCGAGTATTGCTTTCGGATCTCTACTCGTGGCTATTTACGCAATGTTAGGCGCACATGAGAGCACCAATATATGGTTCCAACCTTTGCTGCTTCTTTCCGGTGCAGCTTGGTACTATTTCATGTCGATGGTGTGGCAAATCATCTGGCCAATGCAACCTGTACAGCAAAACTTAGCCACAGTCTTTGACCAAATTGGCACCTACATGCAATCCAAGGCAGAACTGTTTTATCCTGTCGCCAATTTAACGCCTCAACCTCATCGCATCATAGAAGCTAAACACAACGCCAGTACGGTCAATGCTCTTAATACTTGCAAAGCTACACTGCTCAACCGATCTAAACGAGGTCATGTAGACGGTCCCAGTGACCGCTTTCTTAATACCTACTTTATTGCGCAAGACATCCATGAAAGAGTCAGTTCAAGCCATTACTTATATCAAGATCTCGCTAAGCATTTTGAACGTTCGGATGTTCTATTTCGCTTCAAATATCTCCTAGAGACACAAGCTCGAGCATGTCGAGAAGTTGCCGCATCTTTAAAAGTGGGTAACGAATACCAACATGGTGATAAATCCACCCTAGCATTAGATGAGCTGCAATTTTCATTAGCTCACCTTAAAGAAAAAAATAAACCTGAATGGAAAATACTACTCAGTCAACTGGGCTATTTGTTTAATAATTTAGCGACCGTAGAAAAGCAGCTATCGAACATCAGCAACCCTGACGCAGAGAAGTTAGAAGAAGGTACTCTAGACGATACAAATCCTCACACGCTTAAAGCGATGTGGCATAAAATAAAAGCAAACTTGAATAAAGACTCCATACTCTTTAGGCATGCCATCAGAATGTCATTAGCGCTGACTTTAGGCTACGGAATCATTCAAAGCTTTGAGATTGAACGTGGCTATTGGATTCTCTTAACCACACTATTTGTTTGCCAACCAAACTATAGTGCTACACGGCAAAAGCTTACTGCTCGAGTGATTGGAACCTTAGCAGGGTTACTTATTGGAGTGCCACTGCTAACTTTCTTCCCTTCACAAGAAAGTCAGCTTGTTTTCATTGTCGTAAGTGGTGTGATGTTCTTTGCTTTCCGCATCAATAACTACGGGTTTGCAACGGGGTTCATCACCTTATTAGTTTTATTCTGTTTCAATCAACTAGGGGAAGGCTATGCGGTGGTACTGCCAAGGCTAGCTGATACCTTGATTGGCTGTGCGCTTGCAGTTTTAGCTGTAATGTTTGTATTACCTGACTGGCAATCAAAACGCTTGCACAAAGTAATGGCTGACGCATTGGATTCTAATAAAGTTTATCTCGGGCAAATCATTGGTCAGTACCGAGTGGGTAAAAAAGATAACCTGAATTATAGAATTGCTCGTCGGGGTGCCCATAACTGCGATGCTAATTTAACATCCGCTATCAGTAGTATGTTAGTCGAACCCGGGAAATACCGAATGGCTGCAGATGAAAGCTTCCGTTTTCTAACCCTAAATCATGCCCTACTCAGTTATATTTCTGCACTTGGTGCGCATAGAACTCGCATTGATGATGAATCGACTCATAAACTGGTGCTTGATGCTCACCGCGTTATTCACCTTCATTTAGACGCGCTACATAAGCAACTTCACGCACACCGAGAGGAATGCGAGGTCAGCAGCTTTTTTGACCCAGAGTTAGAGAAACGGCTCAATGAGTGGCGAGAAGATGATGAAAGTGACGTTCGTATGGTGCTTCAACAGCTGTACCTCATTTATCGAATGCTGCCCGAGTTACATTCTCTTGCGACCAAATTTGCCGTTCGAGTAAAATAG
- the helD gene encoding DNA helicase IV, with the protein MQLRANKTAQFFIQNEYHQVELNGQLLLLSSIGSEERIPFTVWNGKVALRRGLFWGSLQFFAHEVDGKQQSWLVQGLPWDMCRKFARTAISAYQHWHDTQCEQLITNLPEWEAALTHLEQLPAFLSHSKVNKWVDLVTTQLDTMTMTLEEAAQRMPKRVSRLLPWLTDTENMQSERNQKWLDTERANWEVLFAQCESSPLNLSQQYAVLMNDDHNLILAGAGSGKTSVLTARVAYLLQSHQAQAEEMLLLAFGREAAQEMKQRLDSKIGMSAEQVQVNTFHQLGLKILNHVENESVVISPLALDNNQRQAWCIDWLKKHWMTPTNFKRWQKHLSKWPIAYLTGDDELGSHASNPKLINWLENQLDQLNASGLTKKQIQQELIDHADYTRLNSELNLCWPCVTAWQKMLKEQNHIDFPTMISRATQYVAKGRFVPTWKFIMIDEYQDISPDRLELVEALYKQTQCAQTKESHQASIFAVGDDWQSIYQFAGADVDLTTGFKDRFESSTVHHLDTTYRFNNQLGEVANRFVQQNPAQLSKTLNSFKQQKQKSVYTIPSKDVEKTLDNLHTQAKNKVQKSVLLLGRNHYHKPELLEDWKKIYTGLNLTFMTCHGSKGKEADFVIILAVDEGQFPTKKKQLHIDGALTESSDTFPYAEERRLFYVAMTRAKEKVWIAHNGDGSGFVQELHGEDYPIIRKK; encoded by the coding sequence ATACAACTTCGCGCGAATAAGACTGCCCAGTTTTTCATCCAAAATGAATATCATCAAGTGGAACTCAACGGGCAGCTCCTGTTATTGTCATCTATTGGTAGTGAAGAGCGAATTCCTTTCACCGTTTGGAATGGAAAAGTGGCATTACGTCGTGGATTATTTTGGGGATCGTTGCAGTTTTTTGCTCATGAAGTAGATGGAAAGCAGCAGAGCTGGTTGGTACAAGGGTTACCTTGGGATATGTGCCGTAAATTCGCCCGAACTGCAATCTCAGCTTATCAGCATTGGCATGATACGCAGTGTGAGCAATTGATCACAAATCTACCAGAGTGGGAAGCGGCACTGACACATTTAGAGCAGCTACCCGCTTTTTTATCTCATTCTAAAGTAAATAAATGGGTCGATTTAGTCACCACTCAGTTAGATACCATGACGATGACATTAGAGGAAGCCGCTCAGCGTATGCCGAAGCGCGTTTCCCGTCTATTACCTTGGCTCACTGACACTGAGAATATGCAGTCTGAGCGTAATCAGAAGTGGTTAGACACGGAAAGAGCTAATTGGGAAGTCTTGTTCGCACAATGTGAATCTTCTCCTTTGAATTTATCACAGCAATATGCAGTTCTGATGAACGATGATCATAATCTAATTTTGGCAGGAGCTGGTTCGGGGAAAACCAGTGTGCTGACTGCGCGAGTGGCTTACTTGTTACAGAGCCACCAAGCTCAAGCTGAGGAAATGCTACTTCTGGCATTTGGTCGAGAAGCCGCTCAAGAGATGAAGCAAAGGCTAGACAGCAAAATAGGCATGTCAGCAGAACAAGTTCAAGTGAACACGTTTCATCAGCTTGGGTTGAAAATACTGAACCACGTAGAAAATGAATCTGTGGTCATTTCTCCACTAGCTTTAGATAATAACCAGCGCCAAGCTTGGTGTATTGATTGGCTTAAAAAGCACTGGATGACGCCAACAAACTTTAAGCGTTGGCAAAAACATTTATCTAAGTGGCCAATCGCCTACCTAACTGGTGATGATGAACTCGGTAGCCATGCTTCTAACCCTAAACTGATCAATTGGTTAGAAAATCAACTCGATCAGTTGAATGCCTCGGGTTTGACGAAAAAACAGATACAACAAGAGTTGATTGACCATGCAGACTACACTCGACTAAATAGCGAGTTAAATCTTTGCTGGCCATGTGTCACAGCTTGGCAAAAAATGCTTAAAGAGCAAAATCATATAGATTTCCCGACAATGATCAGTCGAGCGACTCAGTATGTGGCGAAAGGACGCTTTGTCCCGACTTGGAAGTTTATTATGATCGACGAATATCAAGATATTTCACCGGATCGACTTGAGCTTGTGGAGGCGTTATATAAACAAACGCAATGTGCGCAAACAAAAGAATCTCATCAGGCGTCTATTTTTGCAGTGGGCGACGACTGGCAGTCTATTTATCAGTTTGCAGGCGCTGATGTTGATTTAACGACAGGTTTTAAAGACCGTTTTGAAAGTTCTACTGTTCATCACCTAGATACTACTTACCGATTTAATAACCAATTAGGTGAAGTGGCTAATCGGTTCGTTCAGCAAAACCCAGCTCAACTCTCTAAAACCCTCAATAGTTTTAAGCAACAAAAGCAGAAGTCTGTTTATACCATTCCGAGTAAAGATGTTGAAAAGACGCTCGATAATCTACATACACAAGCAAAAAACAAAGTTCAAAAATCGGTACTGTTACTAGGACGTAATCACTACCATAAACCTGAGTTATTAGAGGATTGGAAGAAAATCTATACAGGGCTTAACCTTACGTTTATGACTTGCCATGGCAGTAAAGGTAAAGAAGCAGACTTTGTGATTATATTGGCAGTCGATGAGGGGCAATTCCCGACTAAGAAAAAACAACTTCATATAGACGGTGCGTTAACGGAGTCATCTGATACTTTCCCATACGCAGAAGAAAGAAGGCTGTTCTATGTTGCGATGACTCGTGCAAAAGAAAAGGTTTGGATTGCACACAATGGTGATGGTTCTGGCTTTGTACAAGAACTACATGGCGAAGATTATCCGATCATTCGTAAAAAGTAG
- a CDS encoding VOC family protein, translating to MEFEHGSINYIEFAARNITQSKTFFETVFDWKFEDYGDEYSAFTAKGLMGGFYKADLECVQGLGGALMVFYSANLESTEQAVLKAGGIINREIFPFPGGRRFHFKEPSGNEMAVWSDK from the coding sequence ATGGAATTTGAACATGGTTCGATCAATTACATAGAGTTTGCAGCTAGAAATATCACCCAATCGAAAACATTCTTTGAAACGGTTTTTGATTGGAAGTTTGAAGATTATGGCGACGAGTATTCGGCTTTCACTGCAAAAGGTTTGATGGGAGGTTTTTATAAAGCTGACTTAGAGTGTGTCCAAGGTTTGGGTGGGGCATTAATGGTCTTCTATAGTGCAAATCTTGAATCTACGGAGCAAGCGGTTCTAAAAGCTGGTGGTATCATCAATAGAGAAATCTTTCCATTTCCTGGTGGTCGACGCTTTCATTTCAAAGAGCCAAGCGGTAATGAAATGGCAGTGTGGAGTGATAAATAG
- a CDS encoding L-lactate MFS transporter: MSKIDKAMRILLAGFCINLCLGILYAWSVFNKALVTDFGWSAAEASSPYAIATITFSVCLLVAGILQDRMGPRKILILGTVLTGLGMIASGFATSPLMLNITFGMITGAGIGFGYACLSPSAMKWFHPSKKGMVNGLIAAGFGLAAIYLAPLTSMLITEMGINTAFMILGVGVLAIAVPLACTINNPPSEYVPAEPKVKAGQAPVTVKKSTDINWKAMLKTPQFYSLWVMYAFAASVGLMVIGNITNIASVQANLPNAVYLASILAIFNSGGRVAAGILSDKIGGVRTLLLAFILQGANMVLFATFNTEITLIIGTAIAAVGYGTLLAVFPSLTAEFYGLKNYGTNYGVLYTSWGIGGAIGAAIVGFSMTNGGGYGLAYTVSAVMMGVCIVLALVTKPISEAKAAELKAAHA, translated from the coding sequence ATGAGCAAGATTGATAAAGCAATGCGTATCCTGCTAGCAGGTTTCTGTATCAACCTTTGTCTTGGCATCCTGTATGCTTGGAGTGTATTTAACAAAGCGTTAGTAACCGATTTCGGCTGGAGTGCTGCTGAGGCTTCTTCTCCTTATGCTATCGCAACTATCACATTCTCTGTTTGTCTTCTTGTTGCAGGCATCCTACAAGATCGCATGGGACCACGTAAGATCCTTATCTTAGGTACTGTATTAACAGGTCTAGGTATGATCGCATCTGGTTTCGCAACTTCGCCCCTAATGCTAAACATTACGTTTGGTATGATCACGGGTGCAGGTATTGGCTTCGGTTATGCATGTCTATCTCCATCAGCAATGAAATGGTTCCACCCTTCTAAGAAAGGCATGGTAAACGGTCTTATCGCTGCTGGTTTCGGTCTAGCCGCTATCTACTTGGCTCCGTTAACATCTATGCTAATCACTGAAATGGGTATTAACACTGCATTTATGATTCTAGGTGTTGGTGTTCTAGCTATTGCCGTACCTCTTGCATGTACGATAAACAACCCACCTTCTGAGTACGTTCCAGCTGAACCAAAAGTAAAGGCAGGTCAAGCGCCAGTTACAGTTAAAAAGTCAACGGACATTAACTGGAAAGCCATGCTTAAAACGCCTCAGTTTTATTCTCTATGGGTTATGTACGCATTTGCTGCTTCTGTTGGTCTAATGGTTATTGGTAACATCACGAACATCGCAAGTGTTCAAGCAAACCTACCAAACGCAGTTTACTTAGCGTCTATCTTGGCTATCTTCAACTCTGGTGGTCGTGTTGCTGCTGGTATCCTTTCAGATAAGATTGGTGGTGTACGTACTCTGCTTCTTGCATTCATCCTGCAAGGCGCGAACATGGTGCTATTCGCAACATTCAACACAGAAATCACTTTAATCATCGGTACTGCAATTGCAGCAGTTGGTTACGGAACACTTCTAGCAGTATTCCCATCACTAACTGCTGAGTTCTACGGGCTTAAAAACTACGGTACTAACTACGGCGTTCTATACACATCATGGGGTATTGGTGGTGCAATCGGTGCAGCTATTGTTGGTTTCTCTATGACAAATGGCGGTGGTTACGGATTAGCGTACACAGTTTCAGCAGTAATGATGGGCGTATGTATTGTTCTTGCATTGGTGACTAAACCAATCAGCGAAGCGAAAGCTGCAGAACTTAAAGCTGCTCACGCATAA
- a CDS encoding NADH:ubiquinone oxidoreductase produces MKLFLILLMSISGGVAAADHIHSFLFGFYVASLAVGSCYWLAFRSTRFPQLALVLLLCGFFAKIAVTVAGVSWGISNDAISSPFVFSLSYLFFSIVATYMWFAYREKITGIKKNLFKSKATA; encoded by the coding sequence ATGAAATTGTTTTTAATTCTTTTGATGTCCATTTCTGGTGGTGTAGCAGCCGCTGATCACATTCATTCGTTTCTATTTGGTTTTTATGTAGCTTCGCTAGCGGTAGGCAGTTGTTATTGGTTGGCATTCCGCAGTACGCGCTTCCCTCAATTGGCGCTGGTGCTATTGTTGTGTGGTTTCTTTGCTAAAATTGCAGTTACAGTGGCTGGTGTTTCTTGGGGTATTTCAAACGACGCTATCTCATCACCGTTTGTTTTCTCTCTCTCATATTTATTCTTTTCTATTGTCGCAACCTATATGTGGTTTGCATATAGAGAAAAGATCACCGGAATAAAGAAAAACTTATTCAAAAGTAAAGCCACGGCTTAA
- a CDS encoding PLP-dependent aminotransferase family protein translates to MTKKEIKYGPKRVPWIEQLPKFAQGSVSPPSADPIKVYQDRNYDFYHTEHAINGFDIELPATGQTAQEQDNAFQQIQAFVDTQKSHFLGYQTEENIEYQARLAPFLNVSLNNVGDPFVNGNYTINSKCVERSVLDYYASLWNAKWPSQGPYLDEDGNFKQGDPESYWGYVLTMGSTEGNLYAMLNARDYLSGVMLLEEEIRGEDESGKTVSNCQIYAHYPSPPDNNPNAYTPVAFFSEDTHYSIVKAMAVEKIDTFGELGNRLYPKENPIRPNAPWPTEIPSESPTEKLPAGSGAIDVDKLIQYVEFFAQKGYPILVVLNCGTTFKGAYDNITQVTEQLKTVLESYNMLERTVPIDKNDVSKGFEKRTGYWIHVDGALGASYVPFMKMAKKSGQFNDVFEKNSGYSGPDFDFSNPMVHSIVTSGHKWPGAPWPTGVYMTKQKFMVSPPDNPEYIGSPDTTFAGSRNGLSPLVLWEYFARNDYQKQVEMIMQAQKVAEYAFQKLSEVAVFWQSQPDVTLPNGLWLQRTPLSLSLIFCQPNEDIIFRYSLAKESAKTGDQVRHYVHLFTMWDVTQSLIDDLCCDLKQKDAFDSSLFQKLSNIRTYRKTENNALKQIRLPLKGRSFR, encoded by the coding sequence ATGACAAAAAAAGAAATTAAATATGGCCCTAAAAGAGTGCCTTGGATAGAGCAATTACCCAAGTTTGCACAGGGTTCAGTTTCTCCCCCAAGTGCAGACCCTATCAAGGTATATCAAGATAGAAACTACGACTTTTACCACACCGAACATGCGATTAATGGTTTTGATATTGAGTTACCAGCAACAGGGCAAACGGCTCAAGAACAAGACAATGCTTTTCAACAAATCCAAGCTTTCGTCGATACACAAAAGAGTCACTTCTTAGGTTATCAAACCGAAGAAAACATTGAGTACCAAGCTCGGCTTGCCCCCTTTCTGAATGTTAGCTTGAATAATGTTGGAGACCCATTTGTAAATGGTAACTACACTATTAACTCAAAATGTGTTGAAAGGTCTGTTCTCGATTATTACGCTTCATTATGGAATGCTAAATGGCCATCTCAAGGCCCATATTTAGATGAAGATGGGAATTTTAAACAAGGCGACCCCGAAAGCTATTGGGGCTATGTCTTAACAATGGGAAGTACAGAAGGTAACCTTTACGCAATGCTCAACGCACGAGATTACCTCAGTGGCGTCATGTTACTTGAAGAAGAAATACGCGGTGAAGATGAATCTGGGAAAACCGTTTCAAATTGCCAGATTTACGCGCATTACCCTAGCCCTCCAGACAACAACCCAAATGCTTATACGCCCGTTGCTTTTTTTTCAGAAGACACGCATTACTCGATAGTGAAAGCGATGGCGGTAGAGAAAATTGACACATTTGGCGAGCTTGGAAATAGGCTCTATCCCAAAGAAAACCCGATTAGACCCAACGCACCATGGCCGACTGAAATCCCTTCTGAAAGCCCAACAGAAAAACTTCCAGCTGGCTCTGGAGCCATCGATGTCGATAAATTAATTCAATATGTCGAGTTTTTTGCGCAGAAGGGCTACCCAATTCTAGTTGTACTCAATTGTGGAACCACTTTTAAAGGTGCATACGACAATATAACGCAAGTCACTGAGCAACTAAAAACCGTTTTAGAATCTTATAACATGCTTGAACGCACCGTCCCAATTGACAAAAATGATGTCAGTAAAGGCTTCGAAAAAAGAACTGGATATTGGATTCATGTTGATGGGGCTCTTGGAGCTAGTTATGTGCCATTCATGAAAATGGCGAAAAAGTCAGGTCAATTTAATGATGTCTTCGAGAAGAATTCTGGTTATAGCGGACCAGATTTTGATTTTAGTAACCCTATGGTGCATTCGATAGTGACCAGTGGTCATAAATGGCCCGGCGCTCCTTGGCCTACGGGTGTGTATATGACTAAACAAAAGTTTATGGTTTCCCCTCCAGATAACCCTGAATACATAGGGTCACCTGATACAACCTTTGCTGGTTCACGTAATGGTTTGTCGCCCCTTGTACTGTGGGAATATTTTGCGCGAAACGACTACCAAAAACAGGTTGAAATGATAATGCAAGCTCAGAAAGTGGCAGAATATGCCTTTCAAAAGCTATCTGAAGTTGCTGTATTCTGGCAAAGCCAACCTGATGTGACACTACCAAATGGTCTTTGGTTGCAGAGAACGCCTCTTTCTCTGTCTCTAATCTTCTGCCAACCCAATGAGGACATTATATTTCGGTATTCTTTAGCAAAAGAAAGCGCAAAAACAGGCGACCAAGTGCGCCACTATGTTCACTTATTTACGATGTGGGATGTCACTCAGTCTCTCATTGACGATTTGTGCTGTGACCTAAAACAAAAAGATGCTTTTGACTCCAGTCTATTTCAGAAACTATCCAATATACGGACATATCGTAAAACCGAAAACAACGCGCTAAAACAGATACGGTTACCACTAAAAGGACGATCTTTTCGTTAA
- a CDS encoding methyl-accepting chemotaxis protein, whose product MNLGFKSRIYLGVGALVAVSLIVLGSLNMLSMKDNMIDSLESKTEDKLSFHVTELEQMMTFKINAIAQGASSFTNELSNSENKKLVDVLATSASLSNVIMTYEDGRSYMSLSGDKFDFRDREWYQNAKSASGAVLTEIYLDQVTQEQVVSVTMPVRRNGTLVGVLLGDIQLGEVISTVSNMRFAGGAATLTDKNAVFFASDDPSDLGRTPSQISPNFNEMERMFSSQQSGHLVFPYLGIQFDGYFERVNLTDSMYWTLMVFVDQDTALSGVFDAMNSSLITGVVLLLISLGSISLIVHYAYRPVLKLKSAVLDLSQGNGDLTQRLTVDGDDDLAKISLGFNQFLENLQDMMLHISHASENISVSIHQLGTTARDNESKLVTHSAETEQVVTAITQMSESARTVAENVHQSNRITAEANKEADSSLSMVNNAVSTVSALVSEVDDMSKSIIRMNTDANKISSVLNVIGEISEQTNLLALNAAIEAARAGEQGRGFAVVADEVRALAARTQNSTTEISDMLSQLLGGTEGVVRAMEATKRKCQETADKTSEVSDSLTIMSGSVTEIDDVSTQIAAATEEQSTVAEELSRNMLSIRDIVDSLVNSGQQTVEAGEVLKDSNEDLKRQVANFKLS is encoded by the coding sequence ATGAATTTAGGCTTTAAATCAAGGATCTACCTAGGTGTTGGGGCACTTGTTGCGGTTTCATTGATCGTACTTGGTTCTCTAAATATGTTATCGATGAAAGATAATATGATTGACTCTCTTGAGTCTAAAACTGAAGACAAGCTGAGTTTCCATGTCACAGAGCTAGAGCAGATGATGACATTTAAAATCAATGCTATAGCTCAAGGGGCATCGAGTTTTACGAATGAGTTGTCTAATTCTGAAAATAAGAAATTGGTCGATGTTCTTGCCACTAGCGCTTCACTGTCTAATGTCATTATGACCTATGAAGATGGTCGCTCTTACATGTCACTAAGCGGGGATAAGTTCGACTTTAGAGATCGAGAATGGTACCAAAATGCTAAGAGTGCTTCAGGTGCTGTATTAACGGAGATCTATTTAGATCAAGTGACTCAAGAGCAAGTGGTCAGCGTTACAATGCCGGTAAGGAGAAACGGTACATTAGTGGGTGTGTTACTTGGTGATATTCAGCTCGGTGAGGTTATTTCAACCGTGAGTAATATGCGTTTTGCTGGTGGTGCTGCCACGTTAACGGATAAGAATGCAGTATTCTTTGCTAGTGATGACCCGAGTGATTTGGGGCGGACACCTTCTCAAATCAGTCCGAATTTTAATGAAATGGAGCGGATGTTTTCTAGCCAGCAAAGTGGGCACCTTGTTTTCCCGTATTTAGGTATTCAATTCGATGGGTATTTTGAACGTGTAAACTTAACAGACAGTATGTATTGGACATTGATGGTGTTTGTTGATCAAGATACGGCATTGTCAGGTGTTTTCGATGCTATGAATAGCTCGCTAATAACGGGAGTGGTTTTACTCTTAATCAGCTTAGGTTCAATCTCTCTTATTGTTCATTATGCGTACAGACCTGTTCTAAAACTTAAATCGGCAGTTTTGGACTTATCACAAGGTAATGGTGATCTTACGCAGCGTTTAACTGTTGATGGGGATGACGATTTAGCTAAAATCAGCTTGGGCTTCAACCAATTCCTTGAAAACCTTCAGGATATGATGCTGCATATTTCTCATGCGAGTGAAAATATTTCGGTCAGTATCCATCAATTGGGTACTACGGCGAGAGATAACGAATCTAAACTGGTCACGCATTCAGCAGAAACAGAACAAGTCGTTACGGCTATTACGCAAATGAGTGAAAGCGCGAGAACTGTTGCTGAAAACGTTCACCAGTCTAATCGAATTACTGCTGAAGCAAACAAAGAAGCAGACTCTTCCCTGAGCATGGTAAACAATGCCGTGAGCACTGTGAGTGCGCTGGTTTCTGAAGTAGACGATATGTCAAAAAGTATCATACGGATGAATACAGACGCAAATAAGATCAGCAGTGTACTGAATGTGATTGGTGAAATTTCCGAACAAACAAACTTGCTCGCTTTAAATGCCGCAATAGAAGCGGCGCGTGCTGGTGAGCAAGGACGAGGTTTTGCAGTTGTTGCTGATGAAGTGAGGGCACTTGCCGCTCGTACACAAAATAGCACGACGGAAATTTCTGATATGTTGAGCCAGTTACTTGGAGGCACGGAAGGTGTTGTGAGGGCGATGGAAGCGACGAAAAGAAAGTGCCAAGAAACGGCGGATAAAACATCTGAAGTTTCTGATAGCTTAACAATAATGAGCGGTTCGGTGACGGAGATTGATGATGTGAGCACTCAAATTGCGGCTGCAACTGAAGAGCAAAGTACTGTAGCAGAAGAGCTTAGCCGTAATATGCTTTCTATTCGCGATATTGTCGACTCACTGGTCAATAGCGGTCAACAAACGGTTGAAGCAGGGGAAGTGCTTAAGGATTCAAATGAAGATCTAAAAAGACAAGTGGCAAATTTTAAACTCAGTTAG